The Apium graveolens cultivar Ventura chromosome 6, ASM990537v1, whole genome shotgun sequence genome contains a region encoding:
- the LOC141666791 gene encoding putative phospholipid:diacylglycerol acyltransferase 2 isoform X2 gives MMRLLYQVVRKCLKRLRRVGSRGRSLCLPGLKGPEIPGARLKREGLVANHPVVLVPGIITGGLELWEGKPCAEPLFRKRLWGGWGSGFTDIFRRPVCWMEHLSLHYETGLDPPGIRVRPVPGLVAADYFAPGYFVWAILIENLAQIGYEDRNMYMAAYDWRLSFQNTEVRDRSLSRLKVQIEMMYATNGDKKVVVFPHSMGAVYFLHFLKWVESPAPMGGGGGSDWCAKHIKAVVNIGPTFLGVPKAFSTILSAEGKDISLIRAMASGLLESEFLGLQTIEHVMRVSRTWDSIVSLLPKGGETVWGNSDWSPEEGYDCDSERKRHLQALSRENNTKSSKDKSQFQIKHPKKYGRIISFGKEASEAPSSQLPTYSKEFMHASTSSNSNASRGEFWTEYDEMSRESFWKIAENKVYTTTDLVDLLRYVAPKMMQRAESHYSHGIADNLEDPKYNHHKYWSNPLETVLPNAPDMETYSMYGVGIPTERSYVYKISSSDRHKGIPFRIDNSADGSDSCLKGGVYFVDGDESVPVLSSGFMCAKGWRGKTRFNPSGSATYVREYRHKPPSSMLEGRGLESGGHVDIMGNVALIEDVLRIAAGATGSELGGDRIHSDLLKMCDRVDIPL, from the exons ATGATGAGGCTGTTGTATCAAGTGGTGAGAAAGTGTTTGAAAAGATTAAGAAGAGTAGGATCAAGAGGCAGAAGCCTATG TTTGCCTGGACTTAAAGGACCTGAAATTCCCGGGGCACGGCTTAAGCGTGAAGGTTTGGTTGCAAACCACCCTGTTGTTTTGGTACCTGGCATTATTACAGGAGGCCTTGAGCTTTGGGAAGGGAAACCTTGTGCTGAACCTTTGTTTCGTAAGCGTCTTTGGGGTGGTTGGGGCAGTGGCTTCACTGATATCTTTAGGAG GCCTGTGTGTTGGATGGAGCATCTCTCTTTGCATTATGAAACTGGTCTTGATCCACCAGGAATCCGAGTTCGTCCTGTTCCAGGATTAGTTGCAGCTGACTATTTTGCTCCAGGTTATTTTGTGTGGGCTATTTTAATTGAAAATTTGGCACAAATTGGTTACGAGGATAGAAATATGTACATGGCTGCATATGATTGGAGGCTCTCTTTCCAGAATACAGAG GTCAGGGACCGTTCTCTTAGTAGATTGAAGGTCCAAATTGAAATGATGTACGCAACAAATGGAGATAAGAAAGTGGTAGTCTTTCCCCATTCAATGGGTGCAGTTTATTTCCTCCACTTTCTGAAATGGGTCGAGTCACCTGCTCCAATGGGAGGTGGAGGAGGTTCGGATTGGTGTGCTAAGCACATCAAAGCAGTGGTAAATATTGGACCAACATTTCTTGGTGTTCCGAAGGCCTTCAGTACTATTTTGTCTGCAGAGGGAAAGGATATTTCTCTCATCAG AGCAATGGCTTCTGGTCTTCTAGAATCTGAATTTCTGGGACTTCAGACCATAGAACATGTTATGAGGGTATCGCGAACATGGGATTCCATTGTCTCATTGTTACCAAAAGGAGGAGAGACCGTCTGGGGCAATTCGGATTGGTCTCCTGAAGAAGGGTACGACTGTGATTCAGAAAGGAAGAGACACCTGCAAGCATTGTCAAGAGAAAATAATACTAAAAGCAGTAAAGATAAGAGCCAATTTCAAATAAAACACCCAAAGAAATATGGAAGAATAATTTCCTTCGGGAAGGAAGCATCAGAAGCACCTTCTTCACAGCTTCCTACCTATTCAAAG GAGTTTATGCATGCAAGTACCTCCTCAAATTCCAATGCATCGCGTGGAGAATTCTGGACAGAGTACGATGAAATGAGCCGAGAAAGCTTTTGGAAAATTGCAGAAAACAAAGTATACACAACTACagatcttgttgatcttcttcgATATGTGGCTCCGAAAATGATGCAACGTGCCGAGTCTCACTATTCCCATGGTATAGCTGATAATCTTGAAGATCCAAAATATAATCATCACAAATATTGGTCAAATCCACTTGAGACCGT GTTACCCAATGCTCCTGATATGGAGACTTATAGTATGTACGGCGTGGGGATTCCTACTGAAAGGTCATATGTTTACAAGATTTCATCTTCCGATAGGCACAAGGGCATTCCGTTCCGAATCGATAACTCTGCAGATGGAAGTGACAGCTGCTTAAAGGGTGGTGTATACTTTGTGGATGGTGATGAGAGTGTCCCAGTTTTGAGTAGTGGTTTTATGTGTGCCAAAGGGTGGAGAGGAAAAACTAGGTTCAATCCATCAGGGAGCGCTACATATGTAAGGGAATACCGACACAAGCCACCATCAAGTATGCTTGAAGGGAGGGGTCTGGAAAGTGGTGGTCACGTTGACATTATGGGAAATGTTGCCCTGATAGAAGATGTACTTCGTATTGCTGCTGGGGCTACTGGTTCCGAGTTGGGAGGTGATAGAATACATTCAGATCTTTTGAAAATGTGCGACAGAGTAGACATACCTTTGTAA
- the LOC141666791 gene encoding putative phospholipid:diacylglycerol acyltransferase 2 isoform X3, translated as MKGLPRHPCEKGKNKIKMEKRLEVKNYLGDYPGRFCMQNKTGVLRREKVPEAPESDKKDDEAVVSSGEKVFEKIKKSRIKRQKPMVWKCVDNCCWIIGCMCTTSWLLLLLLYIVPVSLPGLKGPEIPGARLKREGLVANHPVVLVPGIITGGLELWEGKPCAEPLFRKRLWGGWGSGFTDIFRRPVCWMEHLSLHYETGLDPPGIRVRPVPGLVAADYFAPGYFVWAILIENLAQIGYEDRNMYMAAYDWRLSFQNTEVRDRSLSRLKVQIEMMYATNGDKKVVVFPHSMGAVYFLHFLKWVESPAPMGGGGGSDWCAKHIKAVVNIGPTFLGVPKAFSTILSAEGKDISLIRAMASGLLESEFLGLQTIEHVMRVSRTWDSIVSLLPKGGETVWGNSDWSPEEGYDCDSERKRHLQALSRENNTKSSKDKSQFQIKHPKKYGRIISFGKEASEAPSSQLPTYSKEFMHASTSSNSNASRGEFWTEYDEMSRESFWKIAENKVYTTTDLVDLLRYVAPKMMQRAESHYSHGYPMLLIWRLIVCTAWGFLLKGHMFTRFHLPIGTRAFRSESITLQMEVTAA; from the exons CCCCTGAGAGTGATAAGAAAGATGATGAGGCTGTTGTATCAAGTGGTGAGAAAGTGTTTGAAAAGATTAAGAAGAGTAGGATCAAGAGGCAGAAGCCTATGGTATGGAAATGTGTAGATAATTGTTGTTGGATAATTGGTTGTATGTGTACTACCTCATGGCTACTCTTGTTGTTGTTGTACATTGTTCCTGTAAGTTTGCCTGGACTTAAAGGACCTGAAATTCCCGGGGCACGGCTTAAGCGTGAAGGTTTGGTTGCAAACCACCCTGTTGTTTTGGTACCTGGCATTATTACAGGAGGCCTTGAGCTTTGGGAAGGGAAACCTTGTGCTGAACCTTTGTTTCGTAAGCGTCTTTGGGGTGGTTGGGGCAGTGGCTTCACTGATATCTTTAGGAG GCCTGTGTGTTGGATGGAGCATCTCTCTTTGCATTATGAAACTGGTCTTGATCCACCAGGAATCCGAGTTCGTCCTGTTCCAGGATTAGTTGCAGCTGACTATTTTGCTCCAGGTTATTTTGTGTGGGCTATTTTAATTGAAAATTTGGCACAAATTGGTTACGAGGATAGAAATATGTACATGGCTGCATATGATTGGAGGCTCTCTTTCCAGAATACAGAG GTCAGGGACCGTTCTCTTAGTAGATTGAAGGTCCAAATTGAAATGATGTACGCAACAAATGGAGATAAGAAAGTGGTAGTCTTTCCCCATTCAATGGGTGCAGTTTATTTCCTCCACTTTCTGAAATGGGTCGAGTCACCTGCTCCAATGGGAGGTGGAGGAGGTTCGGATTGGTGTGCTAAGCACATCAAAGCAGTGGTAAATATTGGACCAACATTTCTTGGTGTTCCGAAGGCCTTCAGTACTATTTTGTCTGCAGAGGGAAAGGATATTTCTCTCATCAG AGCAATGGCTTCTGGTCTTCTAGAATCTGAATTTCTGGGACTTCAGACCATAGAACATGTTATGAGGGTATCGCGAACATGGGATTCCATTGTCTCATTGTTACCAAAAGGAGGAGAGACCGTCTGGGGCAATTCGGATTGGTCTCCTGAAGAAGGGTACGACTGTGATTCAGAAAGGAAGAGACACCTGCAAGCATTGTCAAGAGAAAATAATACTAAAAGCAGTAAAGATAAGAGCCAATTTCAAATAAAACACCCAAAGAAATATGGAAGAATAATTTCCTTCGGGAAGGAAGCATCAGAAGCACCTTCTTCACAGCTTCCTACCTATTCAAAG GAGTTTATGCATGCAAGTACCTCCTCAAATTCCAATGCATCGCGTGGAGAATTCTGGACAGAGTACGATGAAATGAGCCGAGAAAGCTTTTGGAAAATTGCAGAAAACAAAGTATACACAACTACagatcttgttgatcttcttcgATATGTGGCTCCGAAAATGATGCAACGTGCCGAGTCTCACTATTCCCATG GTTACCCAATGCTCCTGATATGGAGACTTATAGTATGTACGGCGTGGGGATTCCTACTGAAAGGTCATATGTTTACAAGATTTCATCTTCCGATAGGCACAAGGGCATTCCGTTCCGAATCGATAACTCTGCAGATGGAAGTGACAGCTGCTTAA
- the LOC141666791 gene encoding putative phospholipid:diacylglycerol acyltransferase 2 isoform X1: MKGLPRHPCEKGKNKIKMEKRLEVKNYLGDYPGRFCMQNKTGVLRREKVPEAPESDKKDDEAVVSSGEKVFEKIKKSRIKRQKPMVWKCVDNCCWIIGCMCTTSWLLLLLLYIVPVSLPGLKGPEIPGARLKREGLVANHPVVLVPGIITGGLELWEGKPCAEPLFRKRLWGGWGSGFTDIFRRPVCWMEHLSLHYETGLDPPGIRVRPVPGLVAADYFAPGYFVWAILIENLAQIGYEDRNMYMAAYDWRLSFQNTEVRDRSLSRLKVQIEMMYATNGDKKVVVFPHSMGAVYFLHFLKWVESPAPMGGGGGSDWCAKHIKAVVNIGPTFLGVPKAFSTILSAEGKDISLIRAMASGLLESEFLGLQTIEHVMRVSRTWDSIVSLLPKGGETVWGNSDWSPEEGYDCDSERKRHLQALSRENNTKSSKDKSQFQIKHPKKYGRIISFGKEASEAPSSQLPTYSKEFMHASTSSNSNASRGEFWTEYDEMSRESFWKIAENKVYTTTDLVDLLRYVAPKMMQRAESHYSHGIADNLEDPKYNHHKYWSNPLETVLPNAPDMETYSMYGVGIPTERSYVYKISSSDRHKGIPFRIDNSADGSDSCLKGGVYFVDGDESVPVLSSGFMCAKGWRGKTRFNPSGSATYVREYRHKPPSSMLEGRGLESGGHVDIMGNVALIEDVLRIAAGATGSELGGDRIHSDLLKMCDRVDIPL; this comes from the exons CCCCTGAGAGTGATAAGAAAGATGATGAGGCTGTTGTATCAAGTGGTGAGAAAGTGTTTGAAAAGATTAAGAAGAGTAGGATCAAGAGGCAGAAGCCTATGGTATGGAAATGTGTAGATAATTGTTGTTGGATAATTGGTTGTATGTGTACTACCTCATGGCTACTCTTGTTGTTGTTGTACATTGTTCCTGTAAGTTTGCCTGGACTTAAAGGACCTGAAATTCCCGGGGCACGGCTTAAGCGTGAAGGTTTGGTTGCAAACCACCCTGTTGTTTTGGTACCTGGCATTATTACAGGAGGCCTTGAGCTTTGGGAAGGGAAACCTTGTGCTGAACCTTTGTTTCGTAAGCGTCTTTGGGGTGGTTGGGGCAGTGGCTTCACTGATATCTTTAGGAG GCCTGTGTGTTGGATGGAGCATCTCTCTTTGCATTATGAAACTGGTCTTGATCCACCAGGAATCCGAGTTCGTCCTGTTCCAGGATTAGTTGCAGCTGACTATTTTGCTCCAGGTTATTTTGTGTGGGCTATTTTAATTGAAAATTTGGCACAAATTGGTTACGAGGATAGAAATATGTACATGGCTGCATATGATTGGAGGCTCTCTTTCCAGAATACAGAG GTCAGGGACCGTTCTCTTAGTAGATTGAAGGTCCAAATTGAAATGATGTACGCAACAAATGGAGATAAGAAAGTGGTAGTCTTTCCCCATTCAATGGGTGCAGTTTATTTCCTCCACTTTCTGAAATGGGTCGAGTCACCTGCTCCAATGGGAGGTGGAGGAGGTTCGGATTGGTGTGCTAAGCACATCAAAGCAGTGGTAAATATTGGACCAACATTTCTTGGTGTTCCGAAGGCCTTCAGTACTATTTTGTCTGCAGAGGGAAAGGATATTTCTCTCATCAG AGCAATGGCTTCTGGTCTTCTAGAATCTGAATTTCTGGGACTTCAGACCATAGAACATGTTATGAGGGTATCGCGAACATGGGATTCCATTGTCTCATTGTTACCAAAAGGAGGAGAGACCGTCTGGGGCAATTCGGATTGGTCTCCTGAAGAAGGGTACGACTGTGATTCAGAAAGGAAGAGACACCTGCAAGCATTGTCAAGAGAAAATAATACTAAAAGCAGTAAAGATAAGAGCCAATTTCAAATAAAACACCCAAAGAAATATGGAAGAATAATTTCCTTCGGGAAGGAAGCATCAGAAGCACCTTCTTCACAGCTTCCTACCTATTCAAAG GAGTTTATGCATGCAAGTACCTCCTCAAATTCCAATGCATCGCGTGGAGAATTCTGGACAGAGTACGATGAAATGAGCCGAGAAAGCTTTTGGAAAATTGCAGAAAACAAAGTATACACAACTACagatcttgttgatcttcttcgATATGTGGCTCCGAAAATGATGCAACGTGCCGAGTCTCACTATTCCCATGGTATAGCTGATAATCTTGAAGATCCAAAATATAATCATCACAAATATTGGTCAAATCCACTTGAGACCGT GTTACCCAATGCTCCTGATATGGAGACTTATAGTATGTACGGCGTGGGGATTCCTACTGAAAGGTCATATGTTTACAAGATTTCATCTTCCGATAGGCACAAGGGCATTCCGTTCCGAATCGATAACTCTGCAGATGGAAGTGACAGCTGCTTAAAGGGTGGTGTATACTTTGTGGATGGTGATGAGAGTGTCCCAGTTTTGAGTAGTGGTTTTATGTGTGCCAAAGGGTGGAGAGGAAAAACTAGGTTCAATCCATCAGGGAGCGCTACATATGTAAGGGAATACCGACACAAGCCACCATCAAGTATGCTTGAAGGGAGGGGTCTGGAAAGTGGTGGTCACGTTGACATTATGGGAAATGTTGCCCTGATAGAAGATGTACTTCGTATTGCTGCTGGGGCTACTGGTTCCGAGTTGGGAGGTGATAGAATACATTCAGATCTTTTGAAAATGTGCGACAGAGTAGACATACCTTTGTAA